A region of the Gouania willdenowi chromosome 1, fGouWil2.1, whole genome shotgun sequence genome:
CCCAGTATACTGTACAGGAAGTAAAATCCATTTTAACTTCACAGTGTTAAGTTGGTTTGAAGCAAACCCTGGAGGTGCAGTCCATGCTGCAAGatggtgtttctttgtgtgctCCTGCTCATCATCTGTCCATCTGTGACTTCAGGTAAGCACCaaattcaaaatgttaattAAAAGCTATTTATGCATGTTCATTTGACTCTTCAGTCTCTGCTATTATCATGTTTTATCCTTCAAACCTGCTCTAGAGAGATTCATCTACAAAGAGTATGGCAACAGTGTGACTTTTACATGTTCCTCCATGGGATGTCCCAGCAGCACAGACGAGTATGTTGCGATGTATGTCTACCATGAATTTATCACACGGaaagaagtgcttttctcaAGCAAATATAGTCCAGATTACACTGTGGCTGAGCGACCACGATACAAGGGAAGAATTCAAACCAGCAGTTCCTTCAGAAACCGATCCATCACCATCAGTAATCTGACTGTGGATGACTCTGGAGTCTACACATGTGTCTACAAGGACGATGCTCACAGACTGAGCCAGTGTGATCTCTACTTTGTTGTGATAAAAGGTGAGTTTCTCTCAGTCTCTTCCTGTGCATAGTAAGTCATTGTGAAGGTCATAAAGTGCAGTGATATTGCTGctaaacatgatttaaaatcatcaattcACTACAACCAAAGTAGTACAGTGTATTATTCATTCGATAAATGTGAGAAGAAGTACTGGCATTTATCTGTGAATGCATTTGTTGTTGAGGTTAACCTTACCACCACAAGACTCATGTTTCCCTTCTTTATGGCCCAGTTTCTCACACTATGGGTGAAGTGCCAACACCAAGTTTCTGATTATCTAAATGTCTTTGGGTTACCAGTTTATGAACTTGTAAATTAAGACACAATTATACGCTTAAATATTTAGatcattatttatgtatttttaaaacaaattaaacaatatgtttggttagttgtAATAAACATGTGTCTTTAACTCCTATGAATTGCTACTTTTTGTTGCTCTTTTATTCCCATTAGCTTTTATAATTTACATACATTCAAACAaaagaagtggaaactgaaatGTTCTAATACCCAAGATTGGAAGCACCAGGAAGTGTTTTTGTTCGTCTGTATGTGGAGTTAAATTATGGAACGGCCTggattcaaaacaaaagcaatgccaaagttttaaatcattttataaGCGTATAGTCTGGTCACAGTTCAATGAGGGTGGGGCTTAATCCAACTAATAGACTATTACATACTGTATGGttagtgttgtttttaaatgctaaTTGAACTGAATGGAACTCATTACCATTGTCGGTATTTTGCATTGTTGTATATCTTAGTTACTGATTATTAGTTAGTCAGTTTAATTTCCTATTctgtttagtatttattttgtatttctagAATTTCAAACAGACAGAATCAATATGGTGAAAATTGTATGATTAAGAAATTCACACTCCCCTTTGAGCAGACATTTATTGCAATTATAAGTGTACATGGAtcttatctatttttttttagtttttctctgTTGGAGTTTTCTTGTACACCAAATCGTTTTTTTGTCCCTACTCGAAAAAACCAACGAATGAAGGGAATCATAAGCAACAAAAATGTTGATTGCTCCAATAAAAAGGGGGTGACCTTTAACTTGGCATCTGACTAGATCTAATTCAGGTTGGAAGCAAAAGGCATGTCCTGTTCTAAAAGTCTCTGTCCTATCACACAGGAAACGCATCGTGTCCATTGACTACAGGCAAAGAGAAGACTACACTTCTGATGTTGGTAGTTTTAGCATGTCTCGTCGGCATCATGATAACCACAATGATTCTCCTGTTTGTCTTTCTGAAGGTACGTTAATGTAGTCTGTATATGGGGAAGTTTTGATGCACAGCAGTGGTTTCCTTGATCAGTCTGTCATGTGTGCACTATGAATATGGCCACTGCATCTAAAAGCACATAAACCTTTGGTCACAGGATCATCAAACTCACTTGCACATATTTAATTCaacctataataataataataataatacatttatttatagagtGCTTTCAATCAAAGTGCTGTACATCAATCACAGTGCAATACATCAAATAGATCAGCCATTAAAcatataccgtatttttcggattataaggcgcactaccaatgaatgggtctgactgggtctattttcatacataaggcgcaccggactataaggcacaccggtttgttattattattattattattattattattattattattaagacacattaagcgaaacaaaatagataagtcaaactttgttcaactcattaacaataactctcaacattgttcaggtttaacacataaaatacagaacaatacactcactttttcagttcagtatgttgaagcacagtactggtacatatcactccgcgaggcgcctgactacggtagccctaaagtgccaaaaatccatcaagcagtgcagctccatagtttataaaacattttgacatattaatttcatacataaggcgcacctgattataaggcgcactgtcgatttttgagaaaattaaaggattttaagtgcaccttatagtccgaaaaatacagtactcataatcataataataatatgaaagaCATGCATAAAACAGGAGTTTTAGGACTCATACGTCACAGTGTACAAATAGGTTTTTAACTTTGCCTTAAAAACATCAATAGAGGAACCAAGCCTAATTTCAACAGGTAAGCTGTACCATAGCAATGaagaacaaaatgaaagaagcaTGTTCCCCAACACGGACCTTTGGAACATTCAGAAGCCCAGTCCCCTGGGATCTCAAGCTCCGAGTTGGAACATATGGGTTCAACAGATTTAACAAGTAAGATGGTCCAATGCCATTTACTGGTTCATACGTTAACATCAGTACCTTACATCTACTCTGACCTGAACTGGTAGCCAGTGAAGAGAGGCCCAGCACAGGAAGAATATGCTCATATCTACTGAACCAGTGAGAACCCAAGTGGCTGCATTCTGTACCATCTGTAGACCATGAAACTCTTTTTGGGCAAGCCAGACAGAAGCACATTACAGTAGTCTAAGCGTGATGACACACATGAATGAATCGCTCTAATCTTGGCAATATTTCTGAGATGAAAAAAAGGCCATCTAGTCACCCTCTTTATATGACAATTAAATGAGAGCATTTGGTCAAAGAGCACGCCAATTCTTGTCTTTACAATGAATATGTCATGAGTCTGCTTATTTAGtcactccctgttccttgattttgcctgttcctgcccagttttcctgctctccacagctgctcctcattccctcgTCAAGTCGGAGGAGGTTATATATACTCCCTCAGTTCACTCAGTCTCTGCTAGATTGTCAACCTGTGAAGAGAGACTTTCAAGCTCTTTGAAATTATTGAGAGTTCCTGATTCTGATTGTAAAGTGTGGAATCTGTGTTccttattaataaacaaatccgattggggaatatttcagttatcctccttgttttgtttggggcccgtttattcaatcttttagatatttcagtttcttcctactccttcctGCGTTGCATTTGAGTTCTTCTGTATACCTGTGCTAGAATAACATGATCGCCCACTGACAGGTTGAGGTTATCAAACTGCTGATTTAAACTCGCAGGTTTAAACCTATCATCCCATTACATTTATCCTCCCTAGTAATGTCTAACattaatgtcatttttactACCAACAGGTGAAGCAATGGAGAAAAAGCAGGAAATTAAGAAGAGGTGCATCTCAGCTTTCCAATGTGTACGAGGtgatgaccaaaaatggtttCCAACATGTGGAAGTTCCAGAGCAGTTCTCAGAAAGCCCAATTGATGTAGAGTAAGATAGACAttgtttttaaccttttatgTTAAGCTCTTTTCTAAAAGAACGTAACAAGAAAAGGCAAAAAGGCTGAAACGAGTAACTAACTATTATTTAGATACTGATGTAGTCAACAATCTGTGTTTTTCGCTTTTGAGGGGCTACGTGGGTGGAAATGAAACTActctgaaataaaaatgtgcatTGATGTTTAACAATTTAGACTTTCCGTCATGAAAAAACAGTAAATCCTGTAAATAGATAAGCTATAATAATTAGAtgtaagatatttaaaaattgatttgatAACAATTAAACACATATTAACATATAATCCAAGaaagcctttttttaattttatttttgatgctgttgatatttgatatttttaccATTCTCATGCTTTGTCTTATTGgtgtttgaaataaatgttgcCTGACTTTGGAATGTGTGCGTAATGCATGTGCTTTCTTTCCGATTTCAAGcattttttggaaaaagaagATAAGCATCTCATGTGTTTTTAAGTAGAAAACAGGAAGTGCATGAGAAGTTTCAGCCCCCATGCTTTAAGTGGTTAGGGGCAAATACCGCATTGCCTGGTGCCACCATGCTCGACATGTGTGTGAAAGAATCAGTTTGTATATGGTCCCCCTCATTCTGTCAGAATCTTTGGTTTTTGGagtttcagttatttattaaatgttgGTTTTGCCCCTGGTTCATTTCAATTCCACAGTTTGTTTGTGGGCTATAATGTGAGAGCTTATTATTTCATACTGGGTCCTAATGTTAATTCTATGTTAGGTTTCATTGGGTTATTTAGGACGACAACAGGGATGCATTCTTGCATCAGTCGgtcttatttgatttatttcacatgCAGTTCAAAACTCATggattcacacacacataataaccTCGTAGCTGTTTAACAAATGCTTAAACACTGAATGTTTGCTGAGTGATTCTGACTCTATCACCCTGTCATGTTTATGATATGCATATTTCTGCTCTGTTACCTCTGCACCCTGTATAATCCAGTTAGCCACTTTAAACAAATACATGTAAACATCTGATTCCTCTGTTGAATGGAGTGCAACAATAAATCCCTATATTTCTGCACTTCTATCTGTTTTAAGACACATTTGACACATGGATATAATATTTAATACAGCGTTATTGATCAGTGGGTGGTTCCTGCTGATGAATCCAGATTCCTGCCACCACACATGTACAGTATACCTTTAatgggaagaagaagaagaagaagaagaagaagaagaagaagaagaagaagaagaagaagaagaagaagaagaagaagaagaagaagaagaagaagaagaagaagaagaagaagaagaagaagaagaagaagaagaagaagaagaagaagaagaagaagaagaagaagaagaagagaagacaTTTCAGgacaaagacaaacatttattgaatgttttaaagGAGAACAGGTTGAATGAAAACAATATGAAGGTGATATTCAAATACAAACTCCAAAATATACGATAAATGCAGTTTGagttgttaaaaaatattttgtgatCATCAATGTGTAACAACCGTTGGTTCAGGGCAGACGTTCTTCCATCTCAAAGCAATGCTCTTGAAGAATTTAAAGTTTTACATTTGGCCAGAAGAGTGCAGCATTTCACAGTCTCTGCCTGTGCCCTCTTTAACGGGtcattttgtttcctttttaaaaagctgacaattttttttaattttttttaaagaggactttttttttaatgtttatttttttatttgttccttACATAAAAAACTCAGCCCATAAGGTCCTGTTAGCCAAAAAATGTAGAAACAGTGTCAAGAACAAATTATTAAtgaaattatattataattaaagaCAAAGTGAAGACTTTATATCTCACTACAGGTTACAGACTTTGTATTTTATCATGTTATGTGCCGTGGTGTCTGTCTGCAGAGAATCTGGACCATCTCAACAAACTTCTTGCCAAGATTTTGGCTCCGTCACATAAAAGCGTTGATTTTGCGCCTAAAGGTTGTTGTGTTCCTTCCAGTCTGTCCCATCGATTTTTATCTCTGTGCAAACCTCACTTATTGTAGTGACTGgggtaaacacaaaacaatgcagCCAACGATGGTGGATAGCCTCAGTCTAATAAATCCGTGCGTAAAATGTGCCATCCGTGCGTAAACACGCGTCAGCGCCTCTGTCCCCCTCCCTCCACGCTTTTTTTTAAGCTACGGTCGTGCGCTCAAGTTCCACAGCATCCCTCCATGTGCATCACTGAGCTGATCTCATCTCACGGCATAACTCCAGTATCACACGGTGTCGTCACGCAGTGAgagctgcacaggagcaggaaaAAAGTGCAACTAACTCCACTCCAGAGTTTGGTCTCCAAAAGAGAGCGAACCGGACAGATCCAGGTCTCTTCTGACTCAAGTCATCCAGCAGGAGAGCATGAAGAAGACTCCCAACTCAGGTAGGCTTAAAGGGAATCATCTAAAAACGATGCAGGTCTTATTTACTAAATGCATAAAATCgactctgaaaaaaaacaaaaaaaaacaaaaaaaacaagcagaggTATGATTTAAAATCTGCagggatatttttattttatttttttttttagcatcacAGCTAAAGAATAATCCCAGTCTGTTTCATAAATGTGTGAGATGATTAAGTATCTAATTAAAGTAGAAATGTGATCTGCtcattttgttttctatcaAATCTGTGTTAGGTGTTGAAAACCAGcatgaaatatttttgcatACTTGCAAGATTTTTAATTAAGTGCATGATCAGCGAATAAAATTGAAAGAAACTGATGATTTTTAGgtatttttaaatacttttaaacaccaCTGTAAAGAGTCTTAAACTTAATATGacaaaattgacatcaagacaTCAAGACACGAGATAGTTAACATACATTAGCAAGGAATCTGCCAAAGATTTTAAAGCTACCGGTAATTACCAATGCTGaggatatttatttgtttgtttatttgtttttttagcaggattacatcagaatttaactcattttgacaaaattctaACCAAACATAGACCtcacgccatggaagattccattatatTTGATCAGATCGatgtactgattctggatcagtttgaaaacttcataaattcataaaaacagaaactattGGACCTATACATGTCCACACATTTACAGAATGATGATAATAGAGGAGCTACAGTCAAAAAGCAGCTCTGCTAAGTGACCCATCACTGCACTAAATCCTCAGAAAGGTCATTGGAGGTCATCTCTACGAATGAGACTAAGATATTTGTGGTGAAAAGCACTTTGTGTCATGGATCTCTGAAGTTGTGTAGGTTCATAATAAAATGTGTGCAGTGCAGTGAAGCAAGCTGGATGTGCAAATGGAGATGAATAGACAGCAGATACGTCTCCATTATGTGGCATGGCGCACAAAGAGCCCTGATCCTGCAGCACGTCATTGGTCAGGAAACCTTTATCCAGAGTGGATCTGCAGTTTGACTGAAATAGAGGAACTTTCTTCAAAGGAtcctgataataaaaaataaaataatttagaccagagatgggcaactctatcacagcgggggccaaaaaaatgtgattgtatctgatccgagggccacattatcaacattcatgtcagcatttacaataatgatgaatctgagcattaatataggggtaaaaaaaaaaaggattttgtctttgtggttttgtagttttgtcagttttattcattttgtgtgttatattttgtgttttttttctcttattttctgcattgttgttgtcgatttgtacatttttggggtcactttctgtatttttgttgttattttctgtattttcctgtcattttgtgcagttttgttgacagtttgtgtgtttttggagctgtTCTGTAATGTGGTGTTTGTGTTTTCgcagtgattttgtttgtttaagtggttgttgtgtctctttgtttatcattttgttgttttatgagtcatttgtgtatttttggattg
Encoded here:
- the LOC114469951 gene encoding uncharacterized protein LOC114469951 yields the protein MVFLCVLLLIICPSVTSERFIYKEYGNSVTFTCSSMGCPSSTDEYVAMYVYHEFITRKEVLFSSKYSPDYTVAERPRYKGRIQTSSSFRNRSITISNLTVDDSGVYTCVYKDDAHRLSQCDLYFVVIKGNASCPLTTGKEKTTLLMLVVLACLVGIMITTMILLFVFLKVKQWRKSRKLRRGASQLSNVYEVMTKNGFQHVEVPEQFSESPIDVE